From a single Gracilimonas sp. genomic region:
- a CDS encoding DUF1801 domain-containing protein — MNPEVDQYLDIGCGRCPLGGTPECKVHDWQNELKQLRLIILETGLTEEVKWSVPCYTYQSNNVLILSAFKDYCSVSFFKGSLLNDPHNIMVKPGKNSQAARLFKYTSVDEITDTEHILKEYIKEAIKIEKAGKKVKFKKNPEPIPEELQTKFNEDPVLQEAFEALTPGRQRGYIIHFSGAKQSSTRQRRIEKYIPKIMEGKGFHD, encoded by the coding sequence ATGAATCCCGAAGTTGATCAATATCTCGATATCGGTTGCGGGCGCTGCCCACTGGGCGGAACTCCTGAATGTAAAGTCCATGACTGGCAGAATGAACTTAAACAGTTACGGCTCATCATCCTAGAAACGGGGCTTACGGAGGAAGTTAAGTGGAGTGTGCCCTGTTATACTTACCAGAGTAACAATGTGCTTATCCTTAGTGCATTCAAAGACTATTGTTCAGTCAGCTTTTTTAAAGGCTCATTGCTGAATGATCCCCATAATATCATGGTAAAACCTGGGAAAAATTCACAAGCGGCAAGGCTTTTTAAATATACCAGCGTAGATGAAATCACGGATACCGAACATATTCTGAAAGAGTATATCAAAGAAGCCATCAAGATTGAAAAAGCAGGAAAGAAGGTGAAATTCAAAAAGAATCCAGAGCCTATACCTGAAGAATTACAGACAAAGTTTAACGAAGACCCGGTTCTGCAAGAGGCCTTTGAGGCGTTAACCCCCGGACGACAACGCGGCTACATTATTCACTTCTCCGGGGCTAAACAATCTTCAACACGCCAGCGAAGAATTGAGAAATACATCCCAAAAATTATGGAAGGAAAAGGTTTTCACGATTGA
- a CDS encoding sodium:solute symporter: MSWIDWSVLIAFLGYTVWDGTRQGKDASTIEGYLLANRSMPWWAAGLSVMATQASAITFIGTTGIAYVEDMRFVQTYLAIPFAMIFICMFLVPFFNKMQNFTAYEVLEERFGLKTRLTTAGLFLISRGLALGVVIAAPSYVLSLLLGLPLNVTIIIIGVIATAYTTVGGIAGVINTDVKQMAIMMFGLIFSFGLIWHNLPENVHFGDALYLAGSLDKLTALDLNFDLSEKYNVWSGVIAAFFLMASYFGTDQTQVQRYLTTDSVKNARKSLLLTAYAKVPMQFFILLLGVMLYVFFIFNPAPASFRATEPVAETQEYQLAEERILKEYQLAHIAREDAALAAVQNRNPETQQAFVNADREMNEARQADLALQAEIRQADVNDTNYIFPYFILNHVPIGIIGLIVGGIFAAALSSIDSELNALTTVSIVDWYQRLKGDVHTEAHYVKSSRGVTFMWGAIATVSALLLGETKSIIELVNQIGSYFYGSILGVFVLLLWVKRASGTGALIGLISGMLSVFTFDRLFYNATTADYSFIFPWNEIPDGYAKAIEFLWLNPVGTAVVVLVGFIVSISFKDK, from the coding sequence ATGAGCTGGATTGACTGGTCGGTTTTAATCGCTTTTCTCGGGTACACCGTTTGGGACGGAACCCGTCAGGGTAAAGATGCCTCTACCATAGAAGGCTATCTGCTTGCCAACCGCTCGATGCCATGGTGGGCGGCCGGGCTTTCGGTCATGGCAACCCAGGCCTCAGCCATTACCTTTATCGGAACCACCGGTATTGCTTATGTAGAAGACATGCGGTTTGTGCAAACCTATCTGGCCATTCCTTTTGCCATGATTTTCATCTGTATGTTTCTTGTTCCCTTTTTCAACAAGATGCAGAACTTTACCGCTTATGAGGTTCTCGAAGAACGCTTTGGGCTGAAGACACGGCTTACCACGGCTGGCCTGTTCCTTATTTCCCGCGGACTTGCATTGGGTGTAGTGATTGCAGCTCCTTCTTATGTTTTATCATTGTTGCTGGGACTTCCTCTGAATGTCACCATCATAATCATTGGAGTAATCGCTACAGCTTACACCACCGTTGGCGGAATTGCAGGTGTAATCAATACCGATGTAAAGCAAATGGCCATTATGATGTTTGGGCTCATATTCTCTTTTGGGTTAATCTGGCACAATCTGCCTGAAAATGTTCATTTTGGAGATGCTCTTTATCTCGCCGGAAGCCTTGATAAACTAACCGCTCTTGACCTGAATTTTGACCTCTCTGAAAAGTATAATGTTTGGAGCGGAGTGATTGCCGCCTTCTTTCTTATGGCTTCCTATTTCGGGACCGACCAAACGCAGGTTCAACGCTACCTAACTACTGACTCTGTTAAAAACGCCCGTAAATCACTGTTGCTAACTGCTTATGCCAAAGTGCCCATGCAGTTTTTCATCTTGCTTCTTGGAGTGATGCTGTATGTATTCTTTATTTTTAATCCAGCCCCTGCTTCTTTCCGTGCCACCGAACCTGTTGCCGAAACACAGGAATACCAGTTGGCGGAAGAACGAATTCTGAAAGAATATCAATTAGCTCATATTGCACGAGAAGATGCTGCTCTTGCCGCCGTTCAGAACCGGAATCCGGAAACCCAACAAGCGTTTGTTAATGCCGACCGGGAGATGAATGAAGCCCGGCAGGCCGACTTAGCACTGCAAGCCGAGATACGACAAGCTGACGTAAACGACACGAATTACATCTTCCCCTATTTCATTCTCAATCATGTCCCCATAGGTATTATTGGATTGATCGTTGGAGGGATTTTTGCAGCCGCACTCAGTAGTATTGACAGTGAGCTAAATGCACTAACTACCGTCTCCATTGTGGACTGGTATCAGCGACTCAAAGGTGATGTACATACCGAAGCGCATTATGTTAAATCATCAAGAGGTGTGACTTTTATGTGGGGCGCTATAGCTACTGTTTCCGCCCTGCTGCTCGGAGAAACCAAATCTATTATTGAATTGGTAAACCAAATTGGCAGCTATTTCTATGGTTCTATTTTAGGTGTATTTGTACTTCTGCTGTGGGTAAAAAGAGCTAGTGGAACAGGAGCTTTGATTGGCTTGATTTCCGGGATGCTCTCTGTTTTCACCTTCGACCGACTTTTCTACAATGCCACAACTGCTGACTACTCATTTATTTTTCCTTGGAATGAAATCCCCGATGGATATGCCAAAGCTATTGAGTTCCTGTGGCTAAACCCAGTCGGAACCGCTGTAGTTGTGCTCGTTGGATTCATAGTTAGCATTTCATTTAAAGATAAATAA